The genomic stretch TCCACCAAATTGTCCACTGCCATTTTGTCCACCGTATTGACTGCCGTCGTATTGGTCAGAGAAGCCGTTCTGCATATCGGTCACAATGACGCTGCCGGACTGCTGTAGCAGGTTCTGTTGAGTGCCCAGGCCTCCTCCCATCTTACCCGAGTTCTTAGCTCCAGCCCACCCCACGTCAATCATGGATCCCTTCACTGAATGGTCAATAGCAGACTTTGGAACGATGATGAGATTTGAATCCTGAGGAGGAGACATAAAAAAAACGTATGCATACAAATGAGGATGTAACACTGAAATCTGCTTTGATTTCATGACCATGAGCAATGTGTTCATAATACTTTCATTATGACGGCCATACCACTGCATCCCCTGGGGCCTCGATGTTAGACGTCAGCAGGATACCACCACTGTCTCCCATATCCTCCAGCTCCATTTTCTCATTCTTTGTCACACAGACGAATGCACAGAGGATACCTGCGATAAAGAACCAACAAGAAAGTGTGTGAGTGGTACTGCAACAACAAGGCTGTCAGATGGACAAGAAGCACAAGCCATTTGTTAAGGAATACAGCTATACTAGCTGTTATCAGCTGTTAAAGACTTCACCATCCAATTTCTAATATCTCATCAGTTTTATATGTTGTCCTATCTTATTATTGCTTTGACACTAATATGTCAGGCCTACATAAATAATATGAATGTCCATAATAGCCCAGTGGAGACTCACAGAGTAGAAGTAGCAGAGCCAGACCTAGCAGCATAGCCAGGATGGCCCACACCCCCAGAGATGTGGAGTTCTGTTGGGCCAGACACGCGCCGTTCCTGCATCGGCAGATCCGGACCGTCACAGTCTGGGTCTTTCCAAAGCCCTGCAGGTCCTTCACCATCAGGGGGACAGTGTACAGGCCGGTGGGGAGCTCCTTGGTTTGCTCCAACATCACTGCAGTGTCTGAGGAGGAAATACACTGTTGTTAGGAACAGACGTTTGGGCACTAGTTTTCCTGGTGAGGTTACACTGTAAACTCCTGGCTCTAAAAAAATTTCACTAAAGAATATCAGTTAACAGGTGCCGTGTAAGGTGGCTCTGCTGAGGTTGCATTCTAGAGAGTATTTCGGCTTTAAAGTTGTATTCAAGAATGTATGATACTGACTATTCATTATAAGATGAAAATTGTACATTTATGGACTTCTTCCCCATTAAATAACTGCTTCATCTTTTAAATCACATTTGCAAGACATCAATTAATATAGAGATGCAATGGAGTCAGGAGGTAGGAATCCTTTTCATACTGTTAAGTGGCTTCACAGCCCATTTCTCATCATGTTTCTCTCCCAGATTGAAGCTGAAGGGGGCGGAGAAGGGAGCGTGGTCCTTGTCTTCGGCTACCACCAGCACAGAgcccatctctcccccatccttCTCACACAACAACAGGTCTTTAGAGGGGATGTCTGGGACGTGGTCGTTCATGTCTTCCACTTGAATAATCACCGTCCCTGTACCTGTCTTCTGACCTAGGAGAAAGGAGACATATGTAAGAAACGCGATAACATATCTATGAACAATGCCTTCTTGCTGTTTTTATTGTGTTTTGATTGTGAGAACTTGAGCGAGTCAGATTTCCAATCTATTCACTCTCACACATGGCAATAAACGGGAAAACTTTAAAGTTCAGTTACAGATGGCATACAGTACTGATATTTTCACAGTCACTCCCTGTTATAAATGCAAAACAGAGATAAGGACCAGTAGATAGCGTATGCCCAAAACCCCCATCATCATCACATCTGGAATAGAACTGAGTAACACAATGTCATGGACCTCAATGACATGATCACACCAGGTGTTACAGAGTGACTACTATACTCCTCATCCTGTCTCTTAAACAACACACAAAGAGTTATTGTGTTGTCTGTGTGAACATAAAATGAACATTGACGAGGGTGGATGGGGTGGTTGACGCTAACACCAGAATGTCTTAGGTATTAGGTAACATCAGCCAAGGCGTAAAGACGACGACAACCTCTCATCCTCTGTGGTGTAATTCAAGGTGTGCAGACACACTCCAATATCAGAGAGTCAGTCCCAACATGCCAGTAAAAGGAGGCCTTGAGGAGATGGAACAGGGCACAGTGGTGTTGTTAGCTATTATTACGATGCTCAGTCTCTTCCTTGTTATAGAGTGTTGATACTTGTTACAGTGATAGAAGCACTGGGAGAAAGCAAAAAAATGCAGGATTAGCACGCTATTAGCTGGAGGGCTAGAACTAGGGCCCTGGGGCCGGTTGCATAAAACATCTTAAGTTATTTTCCCGCTTATCTTTTCCCTTAATGTTTCTTTAATGTTAAGTCATTTGcacaaaacattttaaggagaaTTCCCCCCTTAAATTAAGGGGAAAAGGGTGCCCACGAGgtcccatatacagtgcattcggaaagtattcataccccttgactttttccacattttgttaccttacagtcttattctaaaaggattaaatcgttttttttccactcatcaatctacacacaataccccataatgacaaagcaaaaaaaggtttgcCAGCTACCTACTCTGTAAATTAGCTTGACCTGCTAGAAAGTAATAGAAACAAGTTGAGAAAAAAACTACAAGAAACGTGTTTTATTATCTTCTGAATCAACTTGTTTCTCCTGTCTTGAATGTAGTTCTATTTTGCGATCTCCTACAATAAATGCGATCTCTATGACGAGACGTTCAGCCAGTGATGGTCGTCTCCATGGTAACCAGAGACTCATTCTGCCATACATACCTTCAAACTACCGTAAAACCAAAGagagtacagtatgaagatatgcAGAAATTGCTTCTCCATTAGAAATCTccgatcacacttgtaggtgatgtcatggcgacgttggctagttaatttcatgcgcagaaacacatcatcgggtctaacggtcgtctcgcgccgaactgttcatgtgcaggccgtcaaatcaaaggcactccttcgatataaagtagtTTTGGACTAAAATGAAAGCGTGTCAATTTGCcactttcacaaggttggagtaataacatgttcaactacataagacattggctcgaatctaggttgtgcctttagatcgagaaaattaacaactaaggaagcaTTTTTCATTTCCCAATCTccggcctggtctgtttggtctgtttcgcaagcgttcccggaagtctcatgatgttgcgcctctgggtttagaaactctgggGTAAAATCCCTTAAGTATGCCGGTCCTTAAAGGAAACACTTAAGATGTTTTATGCATCAGGTCCAGAGTTTTTCCTAGCAATAGATGAGTTAAGATCATCCTGACTACACAGATATTTAATAAAGACATGCGAGACACTGTGTAACAATATCTACTTACTGGCATCCACAGCTTTCATGGTGACGTTGTAAACGCCATCCACTACAAAGTGGGACTCCCTGTCGATTGTGTTGGCGATCTTCAGCTGTCCAGTGCTTTCATCGACATTGATCCATGAAGCCGGGTCTGAGACTTTGTAATAcctgagagggaacagagagagaagacggTATTACAGCATTCATGAGCATAATGGTGCAATTCTGCCATCAAGTgctggagagagaaaaaaacatggcATTCTGTATTTCACTGTACCTCTATTTTCTATTAAAACACAATCTGACCTTACTTGTTATAACATCATATTATTACTATGTCCATTATCAATATGGTCACACAATATGCCAtctctgggaccaggctaataaaGTATGACATTGAGGTAAACTAAGATCTTACTTAATGCCGGCACTGCTCTTGGTTTCTGGGTCTACGGCTGTGTATGTTCCGATCAGGGTGTCGTTTGGAGTATTCTCCTGGACAGTGAAGAGTACGGTTGGGGCAGTGAACTCAGGTCCCTCGTCCACGTCCCCCACTGTGACATTCACAGGGATGGACACCCACTTGGCATTGGTCCCACTCAGCTCAGCCTGGTTACGGGCCAACACCTCAAGCTTTAGGTTCTTGGTCTTCTCGTAGTCTAGAGGCTGGAGACACAGCGAGGACATggagtggcattttattgcattattATTGGTCTATCAGCTATCAATGACAATGTCATTGTACAAGAGTAAATAAGTATTTTGGTTCAATATTTTGACTGTCTTTATGTTATGGGATAGTTCACCGAAATTATATGTTAGCCTTTTTctataaataaatatgaaagTCAAGATCAGATCATTGTGAGTACCAACTCACCTTTGTTAGGTAAATTAGTCCTTCATTTGTTTTTGGGTCTCTTTCAATCCTGAAGTTCCCATTTTCGTTCCCCTTGGTGATGATGAACTCAGAGTTCCAGTTTGGTGTGTTAAGTAAGTCCTTGTCTTCAATAGGGATTCTGAGGATAAGGCCTTTCTCTTGGTTCTCCATAACGCTCACACTATACTGCAAGAGGAAAGCAGCATGTTCAATTATCTGACTGAGGTGTATTGAATATCCATACTGTATAGCAAACAAAATATAGCACATTTTCACCATAACTATTGTTTTGCTGCCGAATAAACTGCGATACAAAAATGtctttactgtaaaaaaaaatattcaggattttttttttttacttacagACGTCTTTGTAAAAGTGGGAGGGTTGTCGTTGATATCTCCCAACACTATGGTGGCTGTAGCCGTGTTGGATAGACCATTCAGAGCTCCATTCATGTCTTTGATTTCCACTGTCACCAAATACTTGTCTTTCACCTGAAAAACAAAATCCCCAAATATACATTTAggtcaaatatacactgagtgtacaaatcattaggaacaccttcctaatattgagttgcacccattttgccttcagaacagcctcaattcgttggggcatggactctacaaggtgttgaaagcattccacagggatgctggcccatgttgactccaatgcttcccacatttgtgtcaagttggctggatgtcctttgggtggtggaccattcttgatacatacgggaaactgttgagcgtgaaaaatccagcagtgttgcagttcttgacacactcaaaccgatgcgcctggcacctactaccataccctgttcaaaggcacttaaatattttgtcttgcccattcaccctctgaatggcacacatacacaatccatgtctcaattgtctcaaggcttaacaatcattctttaacctgtctcctccccttcatctacactgattgaagtggatttaacaggtgacatcaataagtgatcatagctttcaccttgattcacctggttagtctatgtcattgaaagagtaagtgttcctaatgttttgtgcactcagtgtatattaaaaATGAATAATTCTAACAATGATAGCAGTGGTCAACAATGTGGAACCCTGGAAATCTAAGGGAGATATTTTGAAAGTACGAAGAGGAGACTGACTCTCACCTCTCTGTCAAGAGTATCTGTTTTGGTGCTGATGACTCCTGTCTCTGGGTTGATGTAGAACAGGTCGGTCCCAGAGAGGAGGGAGTACCTGATCTTAGTGTGGTCTGTACCACGCTCGTCTATGTCTGTGGCATTCACCATCCCCACCATGGTACCTGCAATGGAACACATCACAAAACACAGGCTATTAGTTCACCTCCACAAGTTCCTGTTTCAAAACAATGTCTGGATATATGACAAATGTATCTGTAAATTGACTAATTTGTGAAACGTATGACACTTTTTCTATGTACTGTATTACAGAGGCTAAAGGCACTCTGGTATTTCTTACTTCAGCTGTATGTTTCTCACCTGCATGGCTTTGCTCCAGCACAGTAAACTGCAGTTGGCCAGTGAATGTTGGTGCATTGTCATTCACATCTTCTACATTCACTGTGATGGGTAATGGTAAGTCTGTCTCCTGGTTGGTGAATCTGTCAAACACTCTGGCTTGAaactggagaaagagagaggtagacgTTGGTCAGTAACATCTTTACTGTTTATTGTGTTGTCTGTGCTATGCATCAAGAGTACAAATGTCATGTTTTAACATCATAGATAAAGAATGAATCAATTATTCAATCAAGCAATAAATCAATAATTGTTGTTTACTACTCACTACAAACTGAGGGGTAATCTCGCGGTCGACAGCTCTGTTGACCTTCAGCATCCCAGTTTCCTTTACCACACTGAACACACCCACAGGGTCCTCTGTCACACCAGGCCCACTGAGGGTGTAGTACACATTGTATGTGGCAGACGAATCAGATGCAACCTGGACCAGAAAACAATCAAATATTATCTGGGGTCAAGCTTTAACAAGCAGTGGGATAATCATATCATTCTGGTTTGAAAATTGTACAGTAAGGATTTAAAGCATTACGTTTTGCGAAACAGAAATGCTCATACACACCTAGAAAGTAATAGGTCTAAAGCATTATACGTTTTGACTAAGTGTTACTAAGGCtgtgtcaaaagaccaattattggcaaaatatcagaattgggctgcctgtataaACACTAGGGTTGGGTATTAGAAATATTTTCACTATTcgaataatattattatttttgggtGGGATATCCGGGTAGTCGAAATACATGTGTGCTTTCTGTGAAACCTTTGAAAAACGTTTCTTCTAAACAGCACTTGTTTGCTGCGCGGCTCCGGCGAGCTGCAGAAGGGCGGGGGAAGGGCAGGTGTCGGTGTGTGTGAGACCGGAGAAAGTAGCCATACTCGTGCTACTTAAACTCAACACACTATCGCAGcttattgtgaaatagacacaaattaCTTATTGGAAATTCGTGACAGGCACACGAAAAAAGTCACAATTTTCTAATAAGCAATT from Coregonus clupeaformis isolate EN_2021a chromosome 21, ASM2061545v1, whole genome shotgun sequence encodes the following:
- the LOC121535304 gene encoding desmocollin-2 yields the protein MFRMVVTKMARKLNVNLCFFLIISCVDSCFIPGSIQATVPQTVPVGQVISKVDVDHCDTKTLHFTTSDPDFTIQADGTIVAVHITMVPANGRTFSVQFQDPNGQKRDIDVYLVQNSRKVLKDGLLKRSKRRWSPMPFNIIENDILPFPKEVDLVASDSSATYNVYYTLSGPGVTEDPVGVFSVVKETGMLKVNRAVDREITPQFVFQARVFDRFTNQETDLPLPITVNVEDVNDNAPTFTGQLQFTVLEQSHAGTMVGMVNATDIDERGTDHTKIRYSLLSGTDLFYINPETGVISTKTDTLDREVKDKYLVTVEIKDMNGALNGLSNTATATIVLGDINDNPPTFTKTSYSVSVMENQEKGLILRIPIEDKDLLNTPNWNSEFIITKGNENGNFRIERDPKTNEGLIYLTKPLDYEKTKNLKLEVLARNQAELSGTNAKWVSIPVNVTVGDVDEGPEFTAPTVLFTVQENTPNDTLIGTYTAVDPETKSSAGIKYYKVSDPASWINVDESTGQLKIANTIDRESHFVVDGVYNVTMKAVDASQKTGTGTVIIQVEDMNDHVPDIPSKDLLLCEKDGGEMGSVLVVAEDKDHAPFSAPFSFNLGEKHDEKWAVKPLNNTAVMLEQTKELPTGLYTVPLMVKDLQGFGKTQTVTVRICRCRNGACLAQQNSTSLGVWAILAMLLGLALLLLLCILCAFVCVTKNEKMELEDMGDSGGILLTSNIEAPGDAVDSNLIIVPKSAIDHSVKGSMIDVGWAGAKNSGKMGGGLGTQQNLLQQSGSVIVTDMQNGFSDQYDGSQYGGQNGSGQFGGGQYGGGQYASGNMTFDNTRFMKFNNSAAWNTWQTNGLFLQQKLAYLGTEEEGRYADDIIHAYGFEGVGSPAGSVGCCSDQGNQEDLDFLNRLGPKFNTLAKVCTNK